A single window of Chloracidobacterium sp. DNA harbors:
- a CDS encoding four helix bundle protein, with product MKEFDLKSRTKQFALRIIKLFRSLPISSDAQVIGKQVLRSGTSVGAQYREACRSRSDSEFISKMSSSLQELDETAYWLEILVEGDFVIAEKLKGLQDETEQLIAIFVTSIKTAKSKK from the coding sequence ATGAAGGAATTTGATCTCAAATCGCGGACGAAGCAGTTTGCATTGCGAATCATCAAGCTTTTTAGATCACTTCCAATATCATCAGATGCACAAGTAATTGGCAAACAAGTTTTACGAAGTGGCACGAGTGTCGGAGCACAATATCGAGAAGCTTGTAGATCGCGATCCGATTCGGAATTCATCAGCAAAATGTCCAGCAGTCTTCAAGAATTGGACGAGACGGCCTATTGGTTAGAAATCTTAGTCGAGGGTGACTTTGTAATCGCTGAAAAATTAAAAGGATTACAAGACGAGACAGAACAATTGATTGCGATATTTGTGACTTCGATCAAGACCGCAAAATCAAAGAAATAG
- a CDS encoding tellurite resistance/C4-dicarboxylate transporter family protein codes for MATGIVSLAAHRLEIPFIAKSLFLLNIFIYAAVWSLTILRLIRYPRNFVSDMTDHLRGPGFFTAVAATGILGAQFVLLTEDYRTATVLGVAALSLWIGLTYTIFAGFTIRENKPTLDKGISGAWLLAVVATQSISVLSALLAAHVTQPGKLEMNFLALSMWLWGGMLYIWMMSLIFYRYTFFPFSPNDLSPPYWINMGAMAISTLAGSLLIINAPDAPYLTSLLPFIKGFTVFYWATGTWWIPMLVILGLWRYVYKRFPMRYDPLYWGAVFPLGMYAVSTERMSHAMGFDFLGFLPTTFFYVAFAAWATAFLGLLFSLWRQVSRRGTPDDSASASDI; via the coding sequence ATGGCGACTGGTATAGTCTCGCTTGCTGCTCACCGTTTAGAGATCCCATTCATTGCCAAATCGCTGTTTCTACTCAATATATTTATATACGCAGCGGTCTGGTCCCTGACTATACTCAGATTGATCCGATATCCGCGCAATTTTGTGAGCGATATGACCGATCATCTGCGCGGCCCGGGGTTTTTCACCGCCGTTGCCGCGACCGGCATTCTGGGAGCGCAGTTCGTATTGCTTACGGAAGACTATCGCACGGCCACGGTACTTGGTGTGGCGGCTCTCTCGCTCTGGATCGGACTTACATACACAATATTTGCGGGATTCACCATCCGCGAAAACAAACCAACGCTGGATAAGGGAATCAGCGGAGCCTGGCTGCTCGCCGTTGTGGCGACACAATCGATCTCAGTACTCAGCGCCCTGCTCGCCGCTCACGTAACCCAGCCCGGAAAGCTGGAGATGAACTTTCTTGCGCTCTCGATGTGGCTGTGGGGCGGTATGCTGTACATCTGGATGATGTCGCTTATCTTTTACCGCTACACTTTTTTTCCGTTTTCGCCCAATGATCTGTCACCACCGTACTGGATCAATATGGGAGCAATGGCCATCTCGACACTGGCCGGATCGCTGCTCATAATAAATGCGCCCGATGCGCCGTACCTAACGTCTTTGTTGCCCTTTATCAAGGGATTTACGGTCTTTTATTGGGCGACCGGCACGTGGTGGATCCCAATGCTTGTGATACTTGGTCTTTGGCGGTACGTTTACAAAAGATTCCCTATGCGATACGACCCGCTCTACTGGGGCGCGGTTTTTCCACTCGGTATGTACGCGGTGAGTACCGAGCGTATGAGCCACGCTATGGGATTTGATTTCCTTGGGTTTCTGCCGACAACGTTCTTTTATGTTGCGTTTGCCGCGTGGGCGACGGCATTTCTCGGCCTTCTCTTCAGTCTTTGGCGACAGGTGAGCAGACGCGGAACGCCAGATGACTCAGCGTCCGCCTCCGATATCTAG
- a CDS encoding ribonucleotide-diphosphate reductase subunit beta, translating to MLLDPGFNLTLRPMLYPEFYEMYRNSIKNTWTVEEVDFSTDVMDLKNKMTSAERHMINRLVAFFATGDSIVSNNLVLNLYKHINAPEARMYLSRQLFEEAVHVQFYLTLLDTYIPDHHEREQAFAAVDNIPSIHTKAQFCMKWIDTINDLDSLQTPEHRRQFLLNLICFATCIEGLFFFAAFAYVYFLRSKGLLHGLAAGTNWVFRDESAHMAFALEVVNKVRIEQPELFDDSLHRQIVEMIDEAVTCEMHFAEDILSGGISGLSTGDMRQYLEYIADQRLAMLGLQKVYGAKNPFSFMDLQDVQELANFFERRVSAYQVAVAGDVSFNESF from the coding sequence ATGCTTTTAGATCCTGGATTTAATTTAACGCTTCGCCCGATGCTGTATCCGGAGTTTTACGAGATGTACCGGAACTCCATCAAGAATACTTGGACAGTCGAGGAAGTAGATTTTTCGACCGATGTGATGGACCTCAAAAACAAGATGACGTCGGCCGAGCGGCATATGATCAATCGCTTGGTCGCGTTTTTTGCGACGGGTGACTCGATCGTGTCGAACAATCTCGTGCTGAATCTGTACAAGCACATTAACGCGCCCGAGGCTCGGATGTATCTGTCGAGACAGCTTTTTGAGGAAGCGGTCCACGTGCAATTTTACCTGACACTGCTCGACACCTACATCCCCGACCATCACGAACGCGAACAGGCCTTTGCGGCAGTGGACAATATTCCATCGATCCACACGAAGGCTCAGTTTTGTATGAAGTGGATCGACACCATCAACGATCTCGATTCGCTTCAGACGCCGGAGCACCGTCGGCAGTTTTTGCTCAATCTGATCTGTTTTGCAACCTGTATCGAGGGGCTTTTCTTCTTTGCGGCATTCGCCTACGTCTATTTTCTGCGTTCTAAGGGCTTGCTCCACGGCCTTGCTGCCGGCACCAACTGGGTTTTCCGCGACGAATCCGCCCATATGGCGTTTGCCCTCGAGGTCGTCAACAAGGTGCGGATCGAGCAACCGGAGCTTTTCGACGATAGCCTGCATCGCCAGATCGTCGAGATGATCGACGAGGCCGTCACCTGCGAAATGCATTTTGCCGAAGACATCCTATCCGGCGGTATTTCGGGGCTCTCAACCGGCGATATGCGGCAGTATCTCGAGTACATCGCTGACCAGCGTCTGGCAATGCTCGGCCTGCAAAAGGTCTACGGTGCGAAAAATCCATTTTCGTTTATGGATCTGCAGGATGTACAGGAACTCGCTAATTTCTTCGAACGCCGCGTCTCGGCGTATCAAGTAGCGGTCGCTGGTGACGTGAGTTTTAACGAATCTTTCTGA
- a CDS encoding type II toxin-antitoxin system PemK/MazF family toxin has product MVERFDVFLVNLDDEICGDAKNTRPCVVVSPNELNSNIANVIVAPLSSNTAPYPTRIPVTFLNSERSVVLDQLRAVDNARLVKKVGVLESAARKPILDCLTEMFAE; this is encoded by the coding sequence ATGGTAGAACGCTTTGACGTTTTTTTGGTCAATCTGGATGACGAGATCTGCGGGGACGCAAAAAATACCCGGCCGTGCGTTGTCGTGTCGCCGAATGAGCTGAACAGCAACATTGCAAACGTGATCGTCGCCCCGCTGTCCTCGAATACCGCGCCGTACCCGACGCGGATCCCGGTCACATTTCTAAACAGCGAACGCTCGGTCGTACTCGACCAACTGCGGGCGGTCGACAACGCCCGTCTTGTGAAAAAGGTCGGCGTCCTCGAATCTGCGGCTCGAAAGCCGATCCTCGATTGTCTTACAGAAATGTTCGCCGAATAG
- a CDS encoding MBL fold metallo-hydrolase has product MKLTFLGTGTSTGVPSIGCDCATCISSDPRDQRLRVSILIEHAGRSILVDTSIDFRQQALRAGIRHLDAVLITHCHVDHVFGLDDIRPLNFRYGAMGVYANEIAWTDMRRIFQYIFKPSHFGGGLPQLIPHTVVHNAPFMIGDEIEITPLEVIHGRLPVIAYRFNDFAYATDLKTIPPDSLDGLRGLDVLVLDCVRFKPHETHLCLEEALGYIDELKPKRAYLTHLNHDVLHARDEHMLPDNVWFAHDQLVVESN; this is encoded by the coding sequence ATGAAACTCACCTTCCTCGGTACAGGTACATCGACCGGCGTTCCCTCGATCGGGTGCGATTGTGCTACGTGTATTTCTAGTGACCCGCGTGACCAGCGACTGCGAGTATCGATCCTGATCGAACACGCGGGGCGGTCGATCCTCGTCGATACGTCGATCGATTTTCGCCAACAGGCATTGCGCGCCGGGATCCGGCATCTGGACGCCGTGCTGATCACACATTGTCACGTCGATCACGTGTTTGGCCTTGATGATATTCGCCCGCTTAACTTTCGCTACGGTGCGATGGGCGTTTATGCCAATGAGATCGCCTGGACCGATATGAGGCGGATCTTTCAATACATTTTCAAGCCGTCCCACTTCGGCGGCGGACTGCCGCAGTTGATCCCGCACACGGTCGTACACAATGCACCGTTTATGATCGGTGACGAGATCGAGATCACACCGCTCGAGGTGATACACGGCAGGCTGCCGGTGATCGCGTATCGGTTCAATGATTTTGCTTACGCGACCGACCTTAAGACGATCCCGCCGGACTCTCTGGACGGCCTCCGCGGACTGGATGTTCTCGTTCTGGACTGCGTCCGATTTAAGCCCCACGAAACTCATTTATGCTTGGAGGAGGCACTCGGCTATATCGATGAACTCAAACCGAAGCGAGCCTATCTGACACATCTCAATCACGACGTACTTCACGCTCGGGACGAGCATATGCTGCCCGACAATGTCTGGTTTGCCCACGACCAGTTAGTGGTCGAAAGTAATTGA
- a CDS encoding ribonucleoside-diphosphate reductase subunit alpha gives MQVLKRNGSLEPVDINKIVRAITRCCVNLPSVDSLRIATKTISGLYDGATTKELDKLSIQTAASLIFEEPEYSRLGARLLNQYVEKEVRNQEIHSFSQSIAFGVKEGLIGERVAKFVIDNSRKLNDAIDQSRNDLFEFFGLRTLYDRYLLKNPETRDVIETPQFFWMRVACGLAESPYEAIDLYHLFSSLEYVPSTPTLFNSGTRHEQLSSCFLLDSPLDSLDSIYKKYADVAMLSKFSGGIGIAYHRVRSQGSLIRGTNGHSNGIVPWLKTLDSSVSAVNQGGKRKGACCVYLETWHADIDDFLELRDNTGDEARRTHNLNLANWIPDLFMKRVQADGQWSLFDPKVVPHFPDLYGDDFEAAYVKAEEDGLFMRQINARDLYAKMMRTMAQTGNGWMTFKDACNRKSNQTALPENVVHLSNLCTEIIEVTSDSETAVCNLGSINASRYVRDGQFDFDKLRSNVRLAVRQLDKVIDLNYYAIQSTADSNNRWRNIGLGVMGLQDVFFQMRLPFDSDEARKISAKIQEEIYFAALDASADLAVERGMHPAFADTRAAHGDLQFDFWGVTPDDLGRWDALREKIISTGLRNSLMIAIAPTATIASIAGCYECIEPQVSNLFKRETLSGDFVQINKYLVRELKTAGLWTDEIRNKIKLSEGSVQDIDAFNDELKAIYRTAWEIPMRSLIDMAADRGAFIDQSASLNLFMESPNIGKLSSMYMYAWQKGLKTTYYLRSRPATRIAQVAAADNIAAVIEEPKKVYTDEEALVCSLENPEACEACQ, from the coding sequence ATGCAGGTACTCAAGCGAAACGGTTCGCTCGAGCCTGTCGACATTAATAAGATCGTCCGAGCGATCACCCGCTGCTGCGTTAATCTGCCGTCGGTCGACAGCCTCCGCATCGCGACCAAGACGATCAGCGGATTGTACGACGGTGCGACGACCAAGGAACTCGACAAACTCTCGATCCAGACGGCTGCGAGCCTTATCTTTGAGGAACCGGAATATTCACGACTCGGTGCACGCCTGCTCAACCAGTACGTCGAAAAGGAAGTCCGCAATCAGGAGATCCATTCGTTTTCACAGTCGATCGCTTTCGGCGTTAAAGAAGGCCTGATCGGCGAACGCGTCGCCAAGTTTGTCATCGACAATAGCCGCAAGCTCAACGATGCCATCGACCAGAGCCGCAATGACCTTTTTGAATTTTTTGGGCTGCGGACACTGTACGATCGCTATCTTCTCAAAAATCCGGAAACGCGTGACGTCATCGAAACTCCGCAGTTTTTCTGGATGCGGGTCGCGTGCGGCCTGGCGGAGAGTCCGTATGAGGCGATCGATCTTTACCATCTGTTTTCGTCGCTAGAATACGTACCGTCGACCCCGACGCTGTTTAACTCAGGCACGCGTCACGAGCAGCTTTCGTCGTGCTTTCTGCTTGATTCGCCGCTCGACAGCCTCGACAGCATCTATAAGAAGTACGCCGACGTGGCGATGCTATCTAAATTCTCAGGCGGCATCGGCATTGCCTATCACCGCGTTCGTTCTCAGGGCTCGCTCATCCGCGGCACCAACGGCCATTCGAACGGTATCGTGCCGTGGCTGAAGACTCTTGATTCTTCGGTTTCGGCCGTTAATCAGGGCGGTAAGCGCAAAGGTGCGTGCTGTGTATATCTCGAGACCTGGCACGCGGACATCGACGATTTTCTCGAACTGCGCGACAACACGGGCGACGAAGCCCGCCGCACGCACAACCTAAATCTGGCCAACTGGATCCCGGACCTGTTTATGAAACGCGTCCAGGCCGATGGCCAGTGGTCGCTGTTTGACCCGAAGGTCGTACCGCATTTCCCCGACCTATACGGCGATGATTTTGAGGCCGCGTACGTCAAAGCCGAAGAAGATGGCCTGTTTATGCGGCAGATCAATGCCCGTGACCTGTACGCCAAGATGATGCGGACGATGGCCCAGACGGGCAATGGCTGGATGACGTTTAAGGACGCCTGCAACCGCAAATCAAACCAGACCGCACTGCCGGAAAATGTCGTTCATCTCTCGAACCTTTGCACCGAGATCATCGAGGTCACATCTGATAGCGAAACCGCTGTGTGCAATCTCGGTTCGATCAATGCATCCCGGTATGTCAGAGACGGCCAGTTTGACTTCGACAAACTCCGCAGCAACGTCCGCCTCGCGGTTCGTCAATTGGATAAGGTCATCGACCTTAATTATTACGCGATCCAGTCGACGGCCGACTCAAACAATCGTTGGCGCAACATCGGACTCGGTGTGATGGGATTGCAGGACGTTTTCTTTCAGATGCGTCTGCCATTCGACTCGGACGAAGCTCGTAAAATTTCGGCCAAGATCCAAGAAGAGATCTATTTTGCCGCCCTTGACGCATCGGCAGACCTCGCCGTCGAACGCGGAATGCATCCGGCATTTGCCGACACACGCGCGGCACACGGTGACCTACAGTTCGATTTTTGGGGCGTCACGCCGGACGACCTCGGCCGTTGGGATGCACTTCGTGAAAAGATCATTTCGACCGGACTACGTAACAGCCTGATGATCGCCATCGCACCGACTGCGACGATCGCCTCGATCGCCGGTTGCTACGAGTGCATCGAACCGCAGGTATCTAATCTCTTTAAGCGCGAGACGCTCTCGGGCGATTTTGTCCAGATCAATAAATACTTGGTCAGAGAACTTAAGACGGCGGGGCTTTGGACCGATGAGATCAGAAACAAGATCAAACTCAGCGAAGGCTCCGTGCAGGACATCGACGCATTTAATGACGAGTTAAAAGCGATTTACCGAACGGCGTGGGAAATCCCTATGCGATCCTTGATCGATATGGCCGCAGATCGCGGAGCCTTTATCGACCAATCGGCCTCGCTTAACCTCTTCATGGAAAGCCCGAATATCGGCAAACTCTCGTCAATGTATATGTACGCTTGGCAAAAAGGCCTTAAGACGACCTACTACCTGCGTTCACGTCCCGCAACGCGGATCGCACAAGTCGCCGCCGCCGATAATATCGCCGCCGTTATCGAAGAACCGAAAAAGGTTTACACGGACGAGGAAGCGTTGGTGTGTTCGCTGGAAAATCCAGAGGCCTGCGAAGCGTGCCAATAG
- a CDS encoding DUF1844 domain-containing protein, whose protein sequence is MIGKEDNNEEVSFKVADRRKFNSDGSLRDGVTLDPPKPVVETPAPPAEQETSADPALGQYEDAYLDDEPALDDDGEIPGAKDPASFVNFLSTLATNAAAALGAMPHPVTGQRSLDLDSGKYWLDVLSMLRDKTKGNLHPKEDRLLEGLLADLRMQYVQIVRATEEKLKAQAAQKFSGADILGKK, encoded by the coding sequence ATGATCGGCAAGGAAGATAACAACGAAGAAGTAAGTTTTAAGGTAGCTGACCGGCGAAAGTTTAACTCCGACGGTTCACTCAGAGACGGCGTCACGCTCGACCCGCCAAAGCCTGTTGTCGAAACACCGGCACCGCCGGCTGAGCAGGAAACTTCGGCTGACCCTGCGTTAGGCCAATACGAGGACGCGTATCTCGATGACGAACCGGCATTGGATGACGATGGCGAGATACCGGGGGCGAAAGACCCGGCGAGCTTTGTTAATTTTCTCTCGACGCTCGCAACCAACGCCGCCGCCGCGCTTGGGGCGATGCCGCATCCGGTAACCGGCCAACGAAGCCTGGATCTCGATTCGGGCAAATATTGGCTCGACGTATTGTCTATGCTCAGAGACAAGACTAAGGGAAACCTACACCCCAAAGAAGACCGTCTGCTCGAGGGTCTTTTGGCGGATCTCAGAATGCAATATGTCCAGATCGTTCGCGCGACCGAAGAGAAGCTGAAAGCTCAGGCGGCGCAGAAATTCTCCGGCGCCGATATTCTTGGCAAGAAATAG
- the serS gene encoding serine--tRNA ligase — protein sequence MLDLNFVRENFDVVQAALANRNFPLDTLNEFAALDIERRRVIGESDGINQLRNAASKEIGALMQSGDRDAAEVKKAEVAGLKDKQSALESQRDAAEAAMRNILINLPNIPASDVPVGADETANIEARKWGEPRNFEFEPKDHVDLGEALGILDFERATKIAGSRFAILNGAGARLERALINFMLDVHTTEHGYTETLPPYLVNRTSLFGTGQLPKFDADLFSINDERGFSLIPTAEVPVTNYYSGEILDASDLPKYFTAYSMCFRSEAGSYGRDTRGLIRQHQFEKVELVKICLPESSADEHEKLTADAERILQMLGLPYRTVILSTGDMGFGAQKTYDLEVWLPGQNTYREISSCSNCGDFQSRRMNLRFRRSGGAKPEFAHTLNGSGLAVGRTWLAVVENYQQEDGSILIPEVLRPYMNGLSEIKNI from the coding sequence ATGCTGGACCTTAACTTTGTTAGAGAAAATTTTGACGTCGTCCAGGCCGCACTTGCTAACCGCAATTTCCCGCTTGACACCTTAAACGAGTTTGCCGCACTCGACATCGAGCGCCGCCGCGTGATCGGTGAATCAGACGGCATAAACCAATTGCGCAACGCCGCGAGTAAAGAGATCGGTGCATTGATGCAGTCCGGCGACCGCGATGCTGCCGAGGTGAAAAAGGCAGAGGTCGCGGGCCTCAAGGACAAGCAGTCGGCGCTCGAATCGCAACGCGATGCGGCCGAAGCCGCGATGAGGAATATCCTCATCAACCTCCCCAACATCCCGGCATCGGATGTCCCGGTCGGCGCGGACGAAACCGCTAACATAGAGGCCCGCAAATGGGGTGAACCGCGTAATTTTGAGTTTGAACCGAAGGATCACGTGGATCTCGGCGAGGCTCTCGGCATCCTCGATTTTGAACGCGCTACTAAGATCGCAGGCTCACGATTTGCGATCCTGAACGGCGCGGGAGCGAGGCTTGAGCGGGCACTCATCAATTTTATGCTCGACGTCCACACGACCGAACACGGCTATACCGAGACGTTGCCGCCATATCTGGTCAATCGGACATCGCTATTCGGTACCGGACAACTACCTAAATTTGACGCGGACCTTTTTAGCATCAACGACGAACGAGGTTTTTCGCTGATCCCTACGGCCGAGGTTCCGGTAACGAATTACTATTCGGGCGAGATCCTCGACGCTTCGGACCTGCCGAAATACTTCACGGCATACTCGATGTGCTTTCGCAGCGAAGCAGGTAGCTATGGCCGCGACACCCGTGGACTGATCCGTCAGCACCAGTTCGAAAAGGTCGAACTCGTGAAGATCTGCCTGCCCGAAAGTTCGGCCGACGAACACGAGAAACTCACCGCCGATGCCGAACGCATACTGCAGATGCTCGGATTGCCCTACCGAACGGTCATACTCTCGACCGGCGATATGGGATTTGGTGCGCAGAAGACCTATGATCTTGAGGTGTGGCTGCCGGGCCAAAATACCTACCGCGAGATCTCAAGCTGCTCGAACTGCGGTGATTTTCAATCACGCCGGATGAATCTGCGCTTTCGCCGCAGCGGCGGAGCAAAGCCCGAGTTTGCCCATACACTCAACGGCAGTGGCCTCGCCGTCGGACGAACCTGGCTCGCCGTTGTCGAAAACTATCAGCAGGAAGATGGCTCGATCCTGATCCCCGAAGTGCTTCGCCCGTATATGAACGGGCTGAGCGAGATCAAGAATATTTAG
- the galU gene encoding UTP--glucose-1-phosphate uridylyltransferase GalU, translating into MTNKVRKAVFPAAGLGTRFLPATKSSPKEMLPLVDKPLIQYSVEEAVASGIESILIITGRDKSAIENHFDISFELEKLLQDKGKSEMFEQVRAISDIAKISYTRQKQALGLGHAIYQAKDFVGHEPFAALLADDIVDAERPALRQMMDVFEKYQAPVIATMQVKGEAISRFGVIDADEVEPGVYKIKDMVEKPAFADAPSDLAIIGRYIFTPDIFEAIEQTAPGAGGEIQITDAMRLLLRSRPFYAVKLDGTRHDAGDKLGFLIATVEYALKREDLGGEFREYLKGLKLDD; encoded by the coding sequence ATGACAAACAAAGTTCGCAAAGCCGTTTTTCCCGCAGCCGGATTGGGTACAAGATTTCTGCCGGCGACCAAATCGTCGCCTAAGGAGATGCTGCCGCTCGTCGACAAACCGTTGATCCAATACTCGGTCGAGGAGGCTGTCGCCAGCGGTATCGAATCGATACTGATCATCACGGGCCGCGACAAGAGTGCGATCGAAAATCATTTTGATATTTCGTTCGAACTCGAAAAGCTGCTGCAGGACAAGGGCAAGAGCGAAATGTTTGAGCAGGTGCGGGCTATTTCGGACATCGCTAAGATAAGCTACACGCGGCAAAAGCAAGCCCTGGGCCTCGGGCACGCGATCTATCAGGCAAAGGATTTTGTCGGTCACGAACCGTTCGCCGCACTCTTAGCGGACGACATCGTCGATGCCGAACGACCCGCTCTGAGACAGATGATGGACGTCTTTGAAAAATATCAGGCGCCGGTTATTGCGACTATGCAGGTCAAGGGCGAGGCTATCTCTCGTTTTGGCGTGATCGATGCGGATGAGGTTGAGCCCGGCGTATATAAGATCAAGGATATGGTCGAAAAACCGGCCTTTGCCGACGCTCCGTCAGATCTTGCGATCATCGGCCGATATATCTTTACGCCGGATATTTTTGAAGCGATCGAGCAAACCGCTCCGGGTGCCGGCGGCGAGATACAAATCACCGATGCGATGCGTCTATTGCTCAGGTCAAGGCCGTTCTACGCCGTCAAACTCGACGGTACGCGTCACGATGCGGGCGACAAACTCGGATTTCTGATAGCGACAGTCGAGTATGCACTCAAGCGCGAGGATCTCGGCGGCGAGTTTCGCGAGTATCTTAAAGGTTTGAAACTGGACGATTAA
- the mazG gene encoding nucleoside triphosphate pyrophosphohydrolase, producing MSKSFDELVGVMARLRAPDGCPWDHEQTYASLAQYLLEEAYETFDAIQEADQTGDTANLTEELGDLLLQVVFHGTIGAERGDFTIDDVAEGVTQKLILRHPHVFGDANFARAEDVLDNWDQLKADERKASGKVEKVRDSILDEVPVHFPALLEGLKLTKKAAKVGFDWENAGQIFDKLNEETAELKAAIESGDTANVEEEVGDLLFVIQNLARHLGVEPETALKKTNRKFRSRFKYIEDELGKEGRSLEDASLGEMDGHWNRSKTAV from the coding sequence ATGTCCAAATCATTTGATGAACTCGTCGGTGTGATGGCTCGACTCCGTGCACCGGATGGTTGCCCTTGGGATCACGAGCAAACATATGCTTCGCTCGCTCAATATCTGCTCGAAGAAGCGTATGAGACATTTGACGCGATCCAGGAGGCCGACCAGACGGGCGACACCGCAAATCTGACAGAGGAACTAGGCGATCTGTTGCTCCAGGTGGTATTTCACGGCACGATCGGGGCCGAACGCGGTGATTTTACGATCGACGACGTTGCCGAGGGCGTTACGCAGAAACTGATCCTGCGCCATCCACACGTTTTCGGAGACGCCAATTTCGCAAGGGCCGAGGACGTTCTAGACAATTGGGATCAGCTCAAGGCTGACGAAAGGAAAGCATCCGGCAAGGTCGAGAAAGTGAGAGACTCGATCCTGGACGAGGTTCCGGTGCATTTTCCCGCATTGCTCGAGGGGCTCAAGCTTACAAAAAAGGCAGCCAAGGTCGGATTTGACTGGGAAAACGCGGGACAGATCTTCGACAAACTTAACGAAGAGACCGCCGAGCTAAAGGCCGCGATCGAGAGCGGCGACACCGCAAATGTCGAAGAAGAGGTCGGCGACCTGCTCTTCGTAATACAAAATCTTGCACGACACTTAGGCGTTGAGCCAGAGACGGCGCTAAAAAAGACCAATCGGAAATTCCGTTCCCGATTTAAGTATATCGAAGACGAACTTGGTAAAGAGGGGCGCTCGCTCGAGGACGCTAGCCTCGGCGAAATGGATGGACACTGGAACCGTTCGAAGACCGCCGTCTGA
- a CDS encoding AbrB/MazE/SpoVT family DNA-binding domain-containing protein, whose protein sequence is MKTQIIQIGNSQGIRIPKVLLEESRIIGEVDLELHPDGILIRNAQKPRSNWDARFKAMSENEDDELIGGRSTTEFDKKEWQW, encoded by the coding sequence ATGAAAACCCAGATCATCCAGATCGGTAATTCGCAGGGCATTCGCATTCCGAAAGTTTTGCTTGAAGAAAGCCGGATCATTGGTGAGGTCGACCTCGAACTCCATCCCGACGGCATCCTGATCCGAAATGCGCAGAAGCCGCGTTCGAATTGGGACGCTCGGTTCAAGGCAATGTCGGAGAACGAGGATGACGAACTTATCGGCGGCAGATCGACCACCGAGTTCGATAAAAAGGAGTGGCAATGGTAG